The region aagacttccatttacggaaggaagcttccttgccctttacggcctctctaacttggctcgttagccatgagggcaccctcctggatttagtggagcccttctttctttgtggtatacacctctgctgggcctctattactgttgttttaagcagcctccatgcactctggagagattggactctttttaccttccctttcaatctccttctaaccagccttctcatttgagggaagtccgctcgtcagaagtcaagggtttttgtgagagatttgcccagtgttcttcccctgatgtgcatgtcgaaatggatcacagcatgatcactgttccccaacggctccgtaacactgacatctctaaacaggtcctgagtaccgcacaatattaaatccagagtcacctgtcctctggtgggctccatgactagctgctctaaggcacagtcatttaacttgtcaaggaatctggtctcctttttgtgaccagaacacaaattgacccagtctatatgaggataattgaagtcccccatgattactaccctgtccctccttgtcacctccctgatctgtttcctcatttcagcgtccccttccgatttctggtctggaggagatagtgtacgcccccagtattacatcgctcctcaggcctggtaatttaacccacatagattctatggtggagtcagacttgccttcaatctctactttgctggattctatccctcccttaacgtaaatggccaccccacctccagcgcgtccctccctgtccctcctgtagagttccTCCAGCGcgtccctccctgtccctcctgtagagtttatagcccgggattgtggtatcccactggttctccacattccaccaggtttccagggcCTCCTATTAAGGCTTTGCAGCATTATCAGGAACATCACGGCATGACCCACTGCATAGGGCGAGATGGGttccagcactgaaaagtttgggaaccactacaatACATTAATTCAGCCTGAAGTCTACCAGAACATGAGTAACTGTCCAAGCTACCTCTTTCAAGGAGGGGTTGCATTTGGCACgccagtcttagggcccaatcctaaacagtgtgcgttggcttactgccagcgtgcattgttgcaaatgtgccataaagcacgtttgtgagccctcaGTGCTGGCGGATATTTCCACCTTGCCAGGATTAAACCTCAGTTTATTGGATGTCATCTAGTCAGTTTCTGAATTAGACATGTGTAGTTTCTGATATTTCTTTCCCCACATAATTTGCCTACTCCAATGGGAAAGGGAGTTAAtgcaaaagtaaaataaaatttgtGCCATGAATAAATGTTCTTTGTCTCCACACATCCTGCATAATGTCATCCTCTTTGCAGGTGAGAGTCTAGAAATATCTACGAGCCTTACATACTAGTACAAATACTAGTAtatatgtttatttggaagtaagttctactgcAATCTTCAGAACTTTACTCCTAGAAAAGtatacacaggattgcaaccttggttCTTGATTCTGCCATTTGAAAATAATTTCTCCTTCTCTAGGTAGATATGGGCTTTCTGATTTGGAGGACTATGCTGCAAAAAATCAGGACCAATTGATAAAACAGCTAGAGGACTACTTGGAACCCAACACAATGAGCACACTAAAGGAGCTGCTGGCCCACAGTCAGCTGAAAAATTCTTTTGTGTTCACTGCTAAGCAATGTTATGCACTATACACCAATCAAAAGCTTAAAAAGTTCCGGAAAAAGATCTCTAATGCTGAGAAATCACAAAATATACCTGAGATAATTCTTTCCACCTTGTTCTCCACAATTAAAAGCAATAATAAAAGAAGGGCCATGGATCAAAAGCAGCGTAAAGACAACAGTAATTTGCATTTGCTGCAGGAGAGACCACAGAGAGAGAACCAGCCCACCACTTCTAGTCCTGCTGGTTCCCCAGCTGAAAGTGAACCAAAGAATCAGTGGAACAAATTACCAGCTAGCAAAGGAAAAGAGAACACACTAGTTCCCCTAAATGCCAGCTGTCTGGGATTGAATGATCATGATGGAGAAAAAAAGATGcccaaatttgtgtataaaaaaccGGATGGGGATGACCTGCAATCTAGTGAAATTCCAGTTTGTGTTGGGGAGTCCCAGAGCATTGAAAGTCAGGTGCCCAAGGAAGAAAATGGTCTCCATGACGAGGCCGTCGGGAAGCGATGCAGTAGtaagaaggaagaagaggacaaTTTTGATCACTTTGATGGTGGTGAGCATGAAAACTATGCCAAAATGCCAAATGCCAACTGTCATGATaaagatggagaagaaaagacGCTTGAACCGGTGTATGAGAAAACTGATGAGGATGACCTGCAATCTAGTGAAATTCCAGTTTGTGTTGGGGAGTCCCAGAGCTCTGAAAGTCAGGTGCCTGAGGCGGACAACAGACTTTGTGACGAGGCCATCAAGAAGTGGTGTAAGAGGAGGAAGGTAGAAAACTGCCTTTTTGATTACATTGGTGTTCGGGAGCATGGAAAATATGCCTGTTTTGTAGCACAGGATGTGATCCGATTCAGATTCCCAGGGGACACAAAGTATGGTCTTCTAAGGATCCTGCAGGATAAGAACGATCTGACACGGGCTAGGAAGCTGAAGAATAAC is a window of Tiliqua scincoides isolate rTilSci1 chromosome 5, rTilSci1.hap2, whole genome shotgun sequence DNA encoding:
- the LOC136652311 gene encoding uncharacterized protein — encoded protein: MKTSLVLHQQCKPATSVVLRRIRLHRTKKKVIYSGHLYRIVKQIPQEANKSCWAVDAIHLLNKPHLYGKVALEAARLSYYKKKLLVTSSEVHAAAKVVLLVEGIKSNLEDAILAMNKCIDASEERKGLILSNLPAEMQLCHQGRASSCYVGEKRKSEDQIETDGSPGKKQRLNGPALYHGRYGLSDLEDYAAKNQDQLIKQLEDYLEPNTMSTLKELLAHSQLKNSFVFTAKQCYALYTNQKLKKFRKKISNAEKSQNIPEIILSTLFSTIKSNNKRRAMDQKQRKDNSNLHLLQERPQRENQPTTSSPAGSPAESEPKNQWNKLPASKGKENTLVPLNASCLGLNDHDGEKKMPKFVYKKPDGDDLQSSEIPVCVGESQSIESQVPKEENGLHDEAVGKRCSSKKEEEDNFDHFDGGEHENYAKMPNANCHDKDGEEKTLEPVYEKTDEDDLQSSEIPVCVGESQSSESQVPEADNRLCDEAIKKWCKRRKVENCLFDYIGVREHGKYACFVAQDVIRFRFPGDTKYGLLRILQDKNDLTRARKLKNNVESELQFNMAVLDAARAEAVSPVSDFLQVVPFDNSFTKFEEFLKDVVHNIVLPILALFKMVQIEHLQMTFDKHRYSINE